One segment of Meleagris gallopavo isolate NT-WF06-2002-E0010 breed Aviagen turkey brand Nicholas breeding stock chromosome 8, Turkey_5.1, whole genome shotgun sequence DNA contains the following:
- the TRUB1 gene encoding probable tRNA pseudouridine synthase 1 yields MEMLDIGQKYTAVGLLGRATDTLDATGKVTEEKPYDQVTKRDLENVLQKFTGDIMQVPPLYSALKKDGERLSTLMKRGEAVEAKPARPVRVYSLSLQQFQPPLFTLDVECGGGFYVRSLVSDIGKELSTCASIQELTRTKHGPFTLEEHALHEDRWTIDEIARSLERCMSLFPGEQSHKKFKTEFPGETAVSREDK; encoded by the exons aagTACACTGCTGTTGGACTACTGGGCAGAGCTACTGATACATTAGATGCTACAGGAAAAGTAACTGAAGAAAAGCCTTATG aCCAAGTAACAAAAAGAGACCTTGAGAATGTGCTGCAGAAGTTCACAGGGGACATAATGCAGGTTCCTCCACT CTATTCTGCTTTGAAGAAGGATGGAGAAAGGCTATCAACTCTAATGAAGAGAGGAGAAGCAGTAGAAGCAAAGCCTGCTCGGCCAGTAAGAGTGTACAGCCTCTCTCTCCAACAGTTCCAGCCACCACTGTTCACACTGG ATGTCGAATGTGGCGGCGGCTTTTATGTCAGGAGCCTGGTCAGTGACATTGGCAAAG AACTTTCAACCTGTGCCAGCATACAGGAGCTGACCCGAACCAAACATGGACCCTTTACGCTGGAGGAGCACGCGCTTCATGAAGACAGATGGACAATTGATGAAATTGCACGATCCTTAGAGCGTTGCATGTCTCTTTTCCCAGGAGAGCAATCTCATAAAAAATTTAAGACAGAGTTTCCTGGAGAAACTGCTGTGAGCCGTGAAGATAAGTGA